One region of Eubacterium sp. 1001713B170207_170306_E7 genomic DNA includes:
- a CDS encoding MATE family efflux transporter, whose amino-acid sequence MEETREIPLKGQMTEGRIGRQLLLFALPLMFSNLCQQLYNTADAVIVGRLVGADALAAVGASSLLITFMIYFFIGLSIGASVLISQFFGSRKYDKVQEAVHTAVALSLVSGLVLTVLGLAFAPAMLQMMNIPEAGLAYAVPYIRIYFLGMIPMTLYNIGSGVLRAVGDSKTPLACLVVTVVLNIGLDLLFVGPLGMGVAGAALATALAQLAAAVLIVIILLRADPIYRLRPARIRFHAQTLRDIVRIGLPAGLQSVLVCFSNVVVQSQINTFGLEVMAGFTAYMKIDGFLFMPIDAFCLAISNFVGQNMGAGHWERVVKGKNVCLLLCVGVTLGLGVMIILNARLILGMFTSDEAVVLNGMRQLYTVVPLYGIYAADQVFVGVLRGAGATVIPMVITLVCMCGLRLGWIFTTLRFVHDARMIYLSYPLTWIVTGAVLVLYYYRGGWRTERVRLKNRKELKRSC is encoded by the coding sequence ATGGAAGAAACCCGTGAAATCCCGTTAAAGGGCCAGATGACCGAGGGCAGGATCGGGCGGCAGCTGCTGCTGTTCGCCCTGCCCCTCATGTTCTCCAACCTCTGCCAACAGCTGTACAACACCGCGGATGCCGTGATCGTCGGCCGTTTGGTGGGAGCAGACGCGCTGGCAGCCGTAGGCGCAAGCAGCCTGCTCATCACCTTTATGATCTATTTTTTTATCGGCCTGTCTATCGGGGCCAGCGTGCTGATTTCACAGTTTTTTGGCAGCCGAAAATACGATAAGGTGCAGGAGGCTGTACACACCGCCGTAGCCCTGAGCCTGGTGTCCGGCCTTGTCCTCACTGTTCTGGGGCTGGCCTTTGCGCCGGCCATGCTGCAGATGATGAACATTCCCGAGGCCGGGCTGGCATACGCCGTACCCTATATCCGCATCTATTTTCTGGGCATGATCCCCATGACCCTTTACAACATTGGCAGCGGTGTCCTGCGCGCTGTGGGTGATTCCAAAACCCCGCTGGCCTGTCTGGTGGTCACGGTGGTGCTGAACATCGGGCTTGACCTGCTCTTTGTGGGTCCGCTGGGCATGGGTGTTGCCGGCGCTGCGCTGGCTACTGCCCTGGCCCAGCTGGCCGCCGCTGTGCTCATTGTCATTATCCTGCTGAGGGCCGACCCCATCTACCGGCTGCGGCCAGCGAGAATCCGGTTTCACGCTCAGACACTCAGGGATATTGTGCGCATCGGCCTGCCCGCCGGCCTGCAGTCTGTGCTGGTCTGCTTTTCCAATGTGGTGGTCCAGTCCCAGATCAATACCTTTGGGCTGGAGGTAATGGCCGGCTTTACCGCTTATATGAAGATCGACGGGTTTCTTTTTATGCCCATTGACGCCTTCTGTCTGGCCATCTCCAACTTCGTGGGCCAAAATATGGGCGCGGGACACTGGGAGCGGGTGGTGAAGGGCAAGAACGTCTGCCTGCTGCTGTGCGTTGGCGTGACCCTTGGCCTGGGCGTAATGATTATCCTGAACGCCCGGTTGATCCTGGGCATGTTTACCTCGGACGAGGCAGTGGTTTTAAACGGTATGCGCCAGCTGTACACCGTGGTGCCCCTTTACGGCATCTACGCCGCCGATCAGGTGTTTGTGGGTGTTTTGCGGGGTGCCGGAGCCACGGTCATCCCCATGGTCATTACTCTGGTGTGCATGTGCGGCCTGCGGCTGGGCTGGATTTTTACCACTCTGCGGTTTGTACACGACGCGCGCATGATCTACCTGAGCTATCCGCTGACCTGGATCGTGACCGGGGCAGTGCTTGTGCTCTATTATTATA
- a CDS encoding ABC transporter ATP-binding protein: MRALSEKHEIVLETKELTKCFHAPGGRMLKACDSVSLAARRGETLGIVGESGCGKSTFVKMLVQLEKPTSGAIYFRGKDIAGFSGEAARQNRRHIQMVFQDPAASFSPKMRVGDIITEPLMNFGMITRKQRAEKALELLEMVELDADFMSRYPHNMSGGQLQRVGIARALALNPEVLVCDEATSALDVSIQKKIVALLTRLQREKNIAMLFICHDMALVQSLSHRLAVMYLGNIVETVPGGQLCEAAMHPYTQALLGSVFSLHMDCCQKIETIDGDPPSPLDLPPGCPFAGRCQKCMPVCKTNKPVLKDVAPGHQVACHLY; the protein is encoded by the coding sequence GAAAAACATGAAATTGTCCTGGAAACCAAAGAGCTGACCAAATGCTTCCATGCCCCGGGCGGGCGCATGCTCAAGGCCTGCGACAGTGTCAGCCTGGCAGCGCGGCGCGGCGAGACCCTGGGCATTGTGGGGGAGAGCGGCTGCGGAAAAAGCACCTTTGTTAAAATGCTGGTTCAGCTTGAAAAGCCCACCTCGGGTGCGATATACTTTAGAGGAAAGGATATCGCCGGATTCTCGGGAGAGGCGGCCCGGCAGAACCGCCGGCATATCCAGATGGTGTTTCAGGATCCCGCCGCCTCCTTCAGCCCAAAGATGCGGGTGGGGGACATCATTACCGAGCCCCTCATGAATTTTGGCATGATTACCCGGAAACAACGGGCTGAAAAGGCCTTGGAGCTGCTTGAGATGGTCGAGCTGGACGCGGATTTTATGAGCCGCTACCCCCACAACATGAGCGGGGGCCAGCTCCAGCGGGTGGGCATTGCCAGAGCTCTGGCCCTGAACCCGGAGGTGCTGGTCTGCGACGAGGCCACCTCGGCCTTGGATGTTTCCATTCAGAAGAAAATCGTGGCACTGCTCACCCGGCTTCAGCGGGAAAAAAACATTGCCATGCTCTTTATCTGTCACGATATGGCCCTGGTCCAGAGCCTGAGCCACCGGCTGGCCGTCATGTATCTGGGCAATATCGTGGAGACTGTGCCGGGCGGGCAGCTGTGTGAAGCCGCCATGCACCCCTATACTCAGGCGCTGCTGGGGTCTGTGTTCTCACTGCATATGGACTGCTGTCAAAAGATCGAAACCATTGACGGCGACCCGCCGAGCCCGCTGGATTTACCGCCGGGCTGTCCCTTTGCCGGGCGGTGTCAAAAATGTATGCCGGTCTGCAAAACGAACAAGCCTGTCCTGAAGGATGTGGCGCCAGGCCACCAGGTGGCCTGCCATCTCTATTAA